From a single Sphingobium sp. genomic region:
- the htpX gene encoding zinc metalloprotease HtpX translates to MNMLKTTMLLAALTALFMALGYTLGGSGGAIMSLLVAAGMNLFTYWNADKIVLKMHNARQVDASSEPNFYGMVANLARRANMPVPRVYIIDSPHPNAFATGRNPENAAVAATTGLLSMLGREEVEGVMAHELAHVKNRDTLIMTMVATIAGALSMLANFGLFFRGNDRNGLAALLAVFIAPFAAMIVQLAISRTREYGADRTGAEISGNPLALASALSKISRAAQTIPNPVSARNPSAAQLYIVPTHVSEMFSTHPATENRIAELQLLAEQMGASQVAKTPRRSALDPLG, encoded by the coding sequence ATGAATATGCTCAAGACGACAATGTTGCTGGCAGCGCTCACCGCCCTGTTTATGGCTTTGGGCTATACGCTGGGTGGATCTGGCGGCGCGATAATGTCGCTGCTGGTTGCGGCGGGCATGAACCTGTTCACTTATTGGAACGCCGACAAAATCGTCCTCAAAATGCACAATGCGCGTCAGGTTGATGCGAGCAGTGAACCGAATTTCTACGGCATGGTCGCCAATCTTGCACGCCGTGCGAACATGCCTGTGCCGCGCGTTTACATCATCGACAGCCCGCATCCCAATGCCTTTGCCACTGGGCGCAATCCGGAAAATGCAGCCGTCGCCGCAACCACGGGCCTGTTGTCGATGCTCGGCCGCGAAGAGGTGGAAGGCGTGATGGCGCACGAACTGGCGCATGTGAAAAACCGCGACACGCTGATCATGACGATGGTGGCAACGATTGCCGGTGCGCTCTCCATGCTCGCCAATTTCGGGCTATTCTTCCGGGGCAATGACCGCAATGGGCTCGCCGCGCTACTTGCCGTTTTCATCGCGCCCTTTGCAGCGATGATCGTCCAACTCGCGATCAGCCGCACCCGCGAATATGGTGCGGATCGCACAGGCGCAGAAATCAGCGGCAACCCGCTGGCGCTGGCATCTGCGCTGTCCAAGATTTCGCGGGCAGCGCAGACCATCCCCAATCCGGTAAGCGCGCGCAACCCTTCGGCAGCACAGCTTTACATCGTGCCGACCCATGTCTCGGAAATGTTCTCGACCCATCCGGCGACCGAAAACCGTATCGCTGAACTGCAACTGCTTGCCGAGCAGATGGGTGCCAGCCAGGTTGCAAAGACGCCGCGGCGCAGCGCGCTCGATCCGCTTGGGTGA
- a CDS encoding heparinase II/III family protein — MADADRPDDIAGGKGLVLRPVGRAQNLAARVSLMLYQLSWRTPLHKMRITGKLPMKLLAVPDDPLAGDHARGTAIRIGKFLFQDMEQAVATIDYDNLSLPPAFADYIHRFDWLRDLACAANRGEGAPIAAEIAERWLTANGEKPRMPAWRIDNCAWRFLNMASHAPLLLSNSEIIYRSKILSHFARSARHLDQSAIRATSPFDRVCGWVGVLAASLLLPEGKARRAMGEHGLEAALADLVFPDGGVLSRSPQQLMELIALLSMLRQCYAARQEQAPACISETLARNIPALLGLTHSDGGLGAWQGTGHIDAERIEALVAASGVRARPLRQALDWGYQRVSAGQAVLLVDAGPPPHAKQALVGCASTLAFEFSFAKQRIIINCGGAGLVGANIPAALARGLRTTAAHSTLCVDDSNSTALLAKGQLGAGVVEVGLERRDIDRATRIEANHDGYARVYGFVHNRVLIQRSDGMELRGEDTLLPHAKYKSREEVDAHLRFHLGPDIELLLADDRRSVVMRLIDGSSWSFITTLGTIEVDDSIWVDELGRPHPTRQLVIGVTAPKGGMTIGWALRFIG, encoded by the coding sequence ATGGCAGACGCCGACCGCCCTGACGATATCGCAGGCGGCAAAGGTCTCGTGCTGCGCCCCGTCGGGCGTGCGCAAAATCTCGCCGCCAGGGTGTCGCTGATGCTCTATCAGCTGAGTTGGCGCACGCCGCTTCACAAGATGCGGATCACCGGCAAGCTGCCGATGAAATTGCTGGCGGTGCCCGACGATCCGCTTGCTGGGGACCATGCCCGTGGCACCGCAATTCGCATCGGCAAATTTCTGTTTCAGGATATGGAGCAGGCGGTTGCGACGATCGACTATGACAATCTGTCACTGCCGCCGGCCTTTGCCGACTATATCCACCGCTTTGATTGGCTGCGGGATCTGGCCTGTGCAGCCAATCGCGGTGAAGGTGCGCCCATTGCTGCCGAGATTGCCGAGCGCTGGCTGACGGCCAATGGCGAAAAGCCGCGCATGCCTGCCTGGCGGATCGATAATTGCGCCTGGCGCTTTCTGAATATGGCGAGCCATGCGCCGCTTTTGCTTTCGAACAGCGAAATCATCTACCGTTCGAAGATCCTCAGCCATTTTGCCCGCAGTGCGCGCCATCTGGATCAGTCGGCGATCCGGGCAACCAGCCCTTTTGATCGTGTCTGCGGCTGGGTCGGCGTGCTTGCCGCCTCGCTCCTGCTGCCAGAGGGCAAGGCGCGTCGTGCCATGGGCGAACATGGCCTTGAAGCCGCTCTGGCCGATCTGGTTTTCCCCGATGGCGGGGTGCTGTCGCGTTCGCCGCAGCAGTTGATGGAATTGATCGCACTGCTGTCGATGCTGCGCCAATGCTATGCCGCACGGCAGGAACAAGCCCCCGCCTGCATCAGCGAAACATTGGCGCGCAATATTCCGGCACTGCTTGGCCTGACCCATTCCGACGGCGGTTTGGGTGCATGGCAGGGCACGGGCCATATCGATGCCGAACGGATCGAGGCGCTGGTCGCGGCGAGCGGCGTGCGCGCCCGTCCGCTGCGCCAAGCGCTTGACTGGGGCTATCAACGGGTCAGCGCGGGGCAGGCTGTGCTGCTTGTTGATGCAGGCCCGCCGCCACATGCGAAACAGGCGCTGGTCGGCTGCGCCTCGACGCTGGCTTTCGAGTTCAGCTTTGCCAAGCAGCGGATCATCATCAATTGCGGCGGGGCTGGCCTTGTTGGCGCGAACATTCCGGCGGCCCTAGCACGCGGCTTGCGAACCACTGCTGCCCATTCGACACTCTGTGTGGACGACAGCAACTCGACCGCGCTTCTTGCCAAGGGGCAATTGGGTGCAGGCGTGGTTGAGGTTGGCCTTGAACGGCGCGATATTGACCGGGCGACCCGGATTGAGGCCAATCATGATGGCTATGCCCGCGTCTATGGCTTCGTTCATAACCGCGTGCTGATCCAGCGTTCGGATGGCATGGAATTGCGCGGCGAAGACACGCTGCTGCCGCATGCCAAATATAAGTCGCGCGAAGAAGTTGACGCGCATTTGCGCTTCCATCTCGGCCCCGATATCGAATTGCTGCTGGCCGACGACCGGCGCAGCGTGGTGATGCGGCTGATCGATGGCAGCAGTTGGAGTTTCATCACGACCCTCGGTACGATCGAGGTCGACGACAGCATATGGGTGGATGAACTGGGCCGGCCACACCCGACCCGCCAGCTTGTGATCGGTGTGACCGCGCCCAAGGGCGGCATGACCATCGGCTGGGCATTGCGTTTCATAGGATAA
- a CDS encoding GNAT family N-acetyltransferase, translating to MQTVAPTLTTERLIIEPLSMRHWEGYAAAWGDPRMTQFISPEPRSRQESWIKFVQGAGFWSLFGYGYWAFCDRATGAFLGNGGLAQMERGIAGLTGFPEAGWAFSHQAWGKGYATEAMAAVLQWADATLPDREIRCIIDIENHASVRVGEKLGFGQIEALNGTTGMLGLFSRQAGG from the coding sequence ATGCAGACAGTTGCGCCCACCCTTACCACCGAAAGGCTGATCATCGAGCCGCTGTCGATGCGCCACTGGGAGGGCTATGCGGCTGCCTGGGGCGATCCGCGCATGACCCAGTTTATCAGCCCGGAACCGCGCAGCCGGCAGGAAAGCTGGATCAAATTTGTGCAAGGCGCAGGGTTTTGGTCGCTATTCGGCTATGGCTATTGGGCCTTTTGCGACCGTGCGACTGGTGCTTTTCTGGGCAATGGCGGGCTGGCACAGATGGAGCGCGGCATTGCCGGTCTGACAGGCTTTCCCGAAGCCGGCTGGGCCTTCAGCCATCAAGCATGGGGCAAGGGCTATGCAACCGAGGCGATGGCCGCGGTGCTGCAATGGGCCGATGCGACACTGCCCGACCGTGAAATCCGCTGCATCATCGATATCGAAAATCATGCCTCGGTGCGCGTCGGCGAGAAGCTGGGGTTCGGTCAGATCGAAGCCCTTAACGGCACGACCGGCATGCTTGGGCTGTTTTCCCGACAAGCTGGTGGATAA
- a CDS encoding class I adenylate-forming enzyme family protein, with protein sequence MYYAELRAVREELIGPGGPFEIVETQVRGVPIRTYKNQPPSIRELWLSTAAYADRPYIIYEDERLSYAQSHLQVNAVAAWLAAQGVQPGDRVAIAMRNYPEWMLIYWACVSTGIAAVGMNAWWTPEEMAYALKDAEPKALFLDSERLARLREKPAMADGIKLVGVRTGDAGADVTSWADVIAQGGDMPAVTVDPDSDACIFYTSGTTGFPKGAQLTHRGCVANLFSMMYSTASSALSLQAATGEAPPAVPPIPITLITTPLFHVTANNCAAYGATAPGGAIVLMYRWEPGEALKVIERERVTGLSGVPVMARELITHPDFDKYDTSTLLAISGGGAQVPPDQVAKIDHAIPSARPTTGYGMTETCGIITALGGDFFVDRPDSAGPAMPVFEAKCVDDAGDEVPLGELGELWVRGAQVIKGYINRADATAETITDGWLHTGDIARMDEDGFIYIVDRKKDMVLRGGENVYCAEVEAVLYRHPAVAECSVFGVPDERLGEEVAAAVYLKPGETALPDEIRAEMAKHTARHKLPRYMWILEEPLPRNASGKFLKRELRDRLDVGSAG encoded by the coding sequence ATGTATTATGCCGAGCTGCGCGCGGTGCGCGAAGAATTGATTGGTCCGGGCGGTCCGTTCGAGATTGTCGAGACCCAAGTGCGCGGCGTTCCGATCCGGACCTATAAAAACCAGCCGCCCAGCATTCGCGAATTGTGGCTCTCGACTGCGGCTTATGCCGACCGCCCTTACATCATCTATGAAGATGAGCGGCTGAGCTATGCGCAATCGCATCTCCAAGTAAACGCAGTCGCCGCCTGGCTTGCGGCGCAGGGCGTGCAACCCGGCGACCGCGTCGCCATTGCGATGCGCAACTATCCCGAATGGATGCTGATCTATTGGGCCTGTGTGTCGACCGGCATTGCTGCTGTGGGCATGAACGCCTGGTGGACGCCAGAAGAAATGGCCTATGCCTTGAAGGATGCAGAGCCCAAGGCGCTCTTCCTTGATAGCGAGCGCTTGGCCCGTTTGCGCGAGAAACCGGCCATGGCAGACGGCATCAAGCTGGTGGGTGTGCGCACCGGCGATGCGGGTGCGGATGTTACGTCTTGGGCTGATGTAATCGCGCAGGGCGGGGATATGCCGGCCGTTACGGTCGATCCCGATAGTGATGCCTGCATCTTCTACACCTCGGGGACGACCGGCTTTCCCAAGGGCGCACAGCTCACTCATCGCGGCTGCGTCGCCAACCTGTTCAGCATGATGTATTCGACGGCTTCTTCGGCACTGTCGTTACAGGCGGCGACCGGCGAGGCACCGCCTGCGGTTCCGCCGATCCCGATCACGCTGATTACGACGCCGCTATTCCATGTGACCGCCAATAATTGTGCGGCCTATGGCGCAACGGCACCGGGTGGGGCGATTGTACTTATGTACCGCTGGGAGCCGGGCGAGGCGTTGAAGGTGATTGAGCGGGAGCGGGTGACAGGTTTGAGCGGCGTGCCAGTGATGGCGCGCGAGCTCATTACCCATCCTGATTTTGACAAATATGACACATCGACTTTGCTGGCGATATCGGGCGGCGGCGCGCAGGTGCCACCCGACCAGGTGGCGAAGATCGACCATGCAATCCCGAGCGCGCGGCCAACCACAGGCTATGGCATGACCGAGACTTGCGGGATCATCACCGCGCTGGGCGGCGACTTTTTTGTCGACCGGCCCGACAGTGCTGGCCCGGCCATGCCGGTCTTTGAAGCAAAATGCGTTGATGATGCCGGCGATGAGGTACCTTTGGGTGAGCTTGGTGAATTATGGGTACGCGGCGCGCAGGTGATCAAGGGCTATATCAACCGGGCAGATGCGACAGCTGAGACGATCACTGATGGCTGGCTGCATACAGGCGACATTGCGCGGATGGATGAGGATGGCTTCATCTATATTGTCGACCGCAAGAAGGACATGGTGTTGCGCGGTGGCGAGAATGTTTATTGCGCCGAAGTTGAGGCGGTCCTCTACCGCCATCCTGCGGTTGCCGAATGCAGCGTGTTTGGCGTGCCCGACGAACGGCTGGGCGAGGAGGTGGCGGCTGCGGTCTATCTGAAGCCTGGCGAGACCGCACTGCCCGATGAGATCCGCGCCGAGATGGCCAAGCACACGGCCCGGCATAAGCTACCGCGCTATATGTGGATCCTCGAAGAACCTTTGCCGCGCAATGCGAGCGGCAAGTTTTTGAAGCGAGAACTGCGCGATAGGCTGGATGTGGGGTCGGCGGGGTAG
- the rpe gene encoding ribulose-phosphate 3-epimerase — MSSPVRIAPSILSADFARLGEEVRAIDEAGCDWIHVDVMDGHFVPNITIGPAVVKALRPHSAKPFDVHLMISPVDQYVKDFADAGADIISFHPEAGPHPHRTVQLIKSLGKQAGIVLNPHTPAKMLDYLIEDIDLVLVMSVNPGFGGQSFIYSQLRKIEAIRKMIDKTGKDIRLEVDGGITTETAPLAIAAGADTLVAGTATFKGGPSAYAANIAALRAGPTN; from the coding sequence ATGAGCTCTCCCGTCCGTATCGCCCCCTCGATCCTCTCCGCCGATTTTGCCCGTCTTGGCGAAGAAGTACGCGCCATTGATGAGGCCGGCTGTGACTGGATCCATGTTGATGTGATGGATGGGCATTTCGTTCCCAACATCACCATCGGCCCGGCAGTGGTAAAGGCGCTTCGTCCGCACAGCGCGAAACCCTTTGACGTCCATCTGATGATCTCGCCGGTTGACCAATATGTGAAGGATTTTGCTGACGCTGGCGCCGACATCATCTCCTTCCATCCGGAGGCCGGCCCCCATCCGCACCGCACGGTGCAACTGATCAAGTCACTCGGCAAGCAAGCAGGCATCGTCCTTAACCCGCACACGCCGGCGAAAATGCTCGATTATCTGATCGAGGATATCGACCTTGTACTGGTGATGAGCGTGAACCCCGGTTTTGGCGGACAGAGCTTCATTTACAGCCAGCTGCGCAAGATCGAGGCGATCCGCAAAATGATCGACAAGACCGGCAAGGATATCCGGCTTGAGGTGGATGGCGGGATCACGACCGAAACCGCGCCACTCGCCATAGCAGCAGGGGCCGATACTCTGGTTGCGGGCACCGCGACCTTTAAGGGCGGTCCTTCTGCCTATGCCGCCAACATCGCTGCCCTGAGGGCCGGGCCCACTAACTGA
- a CDS encoding DEAD/DEAH box helicase encodes MSYFDELGLAQPILKALHASGYDTPTPIQMQAIPPLMEGRDLCGIAQTGTGKTAAFALPSLHHFATNIKPRVPYGCRMLVLSPTRELAAQIAEKFRDYGKYLGLTVQCVFGGMPIFTQKKKLQAGTDILVATPGRLLDLIEQRALSLKDVEIFVLDEADQMMDLGFIHALKRIDLLLPKKRQSLFFSATMPKAIAELGNRFLNNPVRVSVTPAATTAERVDQHVVFVNQGEKQALLNHRLKDESIDRALVFTRTKHGADRVVRHLAGAGIKAAAIHGNKSQGQRTAAMQGFRSGHLKVLVATDIAARGIDVPGVSHVFNYELPNVPDQYVHRIGRTARAGADGIAVSFVSDDERGYLKDIERLTKIRLTQIGLPEGFRQMVAEMPKPVVAKREEEPRRHGGRPGGERQGQGRPGARKPRPQRESQLMSRDGYGRDELTVSAPRDDNRAPRADNRPGHKRGGPPISGGGQGRDGERPRNYGPKPAGLGKFKTAVKRAR; translated from the coding sequence ATGTCCTATTTTGACGAACTGGGCCTTGCCCAGCCTATCCTGAAAGCGCTTCATGCTTCGGGTTATGATACCCCGACGCCGATCCAGATGCAGGCGATCCCGCCGCTGATGGAAGGCCGCGACCTGTGCGGTATCGCGCAGACCGGTACCGGCAAGACCGCAGCCTTTGCGCTGCCCTCGCTCCACCATTTTGCAACCAACATCAAACCGCGCGTGCCTTATGGCTGCCGGATGCTGGTCTTGTCGCCGACCCGCGAATTGGCCGCACAGATTGCGGAAAAGTTCCGCGATTATGGCAAATATCTGGGCCTGACCGTCCAGTGCGTTTTCGGCGGCATGCCGATCTTCACGCAAAAGAAGAAGCTGCAGGCCGGCACCGACATTCTGGTCGCAACGCCCGGCCGCCTGCTTGACCTGATCGAACAGCGCGCGCTCAGCCTGAAAGATGTCGAGATCTTCGTTCTTGATGAGGCCGACCAGATGATGGATCTGGGCTTCATCCACGCGCTGAAGCGGATTGATCTGCTGCTCCCCAAAAAGCGGCAGAGCCTGTTCTTTTCAGCCACCATGCCCAAGGCGATTGCCGAACTGGGCAACCGTTTCCTGAACAACCCTGTACGTGTTTCGGTAACGCCTGCCGCGACGACGGCGGAGCGCGTCGATCAGCATGTCGTGTTCGTCAATCAGGGCGAAAAGCAGGCGCTTTTGAACCATCGTCTCAAGGATGAGAGCATCGACCGCGCGCTGGTTTTCACCCGCACCAAGCATGGCGCGGACCGTGTCGTCCGCCATCTGGCAGGGGCCGGCATCAAGGCCGCCGCGATCCATGGCAATAAAAGCCAGGGTCAGCGCACCGCCGCAATGCAGGGTTTCCGCAGCGGGCATCTGAAAGTGCTGGTCGCGACCGATATCGCCGCACGCGGTATTGATGTGCCCGGCGTCAGCCATGTCTTCAATTATGAACTGCCCAATGTGCCCGACCAATATGTCCATCGCATCGGCCGCACCGCGCGTGCAGGTGCAGATGGCATCGCAGTTAGCTTTGTCTCCGATGACGAACGTGGCTATCTGAAGGATATTGAACGGCTGACCAAAATCCGTTTGACGCAGATCGGTCTGCCTGAAGGTTTCCGCCAGATGGTTGCCGAAATGCCCAAGCCGGTAGTCGCCAAGCGCGAGGAAGAACCGCGCCGCCATGGCGGGCGTCCCGGCGGTGAGCGCCAGGGCCAAGGCCGCCCCGGTGCGCGCAAACCCCGTCCGCAGCGCGAAAGCCAGTTGATGAGCCGCGACGGCTATGGCCGCGACGAACTCACGGTCTCTGCACCGCGCGACGACAACCGTGCCCCGCGCGCCGACAACCGCCCGGGCCACAAGCGCGGCGGTCCGCCGATCAGCGGCGGTGGACAAGGCCGTGATGGCGAACGCCCGCGCAACTATGGCCCCAAGCCAGCGGGTCTCGGCAAGTTCAAAACTGCGGTAAAACGCGCGCGGTAA
- a CDS encoding DUF1674 domain-containing protein, giving the protein MGQRPLHVKPPAYLSESPPVPEPKEVAHVPLPDAERPDPVRYGDWELKGIAVDF; this is encoded by the coding sequence ATGGGCCAGCGCCCGCTACATGTGAAACCGCCCGCTTATTTGTCGGAAAGCCCGCCCGTGCCAGAGCCCAAAGAGGTTGCGCACGTACCTCTCCCAGATGCGGAGCGCCCGGATCCTGTGCGCTATGGCGACTGGGAGTTGAAGGGCATTGCGGTCGATTTCTAA
- the purH gene encoding bifunctional phosphoribosylaminoimidazolecarboxamide formyltransferase/IMP cyclohydrolase has translation MSEVKIKRALLSVSDKAGLVELGHALAKRNVELVSTGGTAKTLREAGLKVMDISDLTGFPEMMDGRVKTLHPKVHGGLLAVRDNAEHAAAMKDHGIGAIDLVVVNLYPFAQTVAKGSSRDEIIENIDIGGPSMVRSAAKNHAFVTILTDPADYDELIAEMEESGGATSYDFRRKCAAKAYAATAAYDGMISQWFAFADQGQTFPDMLAVNGYRSSELRYGENPHQKAALYLPVGPHGSGIAQAEQVQGKELSYNNYNDADAALELVSEFRDGPPTVVIVKHANPCGVASADTLIDAYRMALECDSVSAFGGIVAVNRPLDGATAEAITEIFTEVVAAPAADDAAKAVFAKKKNLRLLLTGDLPDPKRGGLAIKPITGGLLVQSRDNGFVPDSDFKVVTKRAPSAQELADCRFAWTVAKHVKSNAIVYAKDGATAGIGAGQMNRRDSARIAAIKAREAAETYGWDAPRTLGSAVASDAFFPFADGLLAAVEAGATAVIQPGGSMRDDEVIAAADEAGLAMVFTGMRHFRH, from the coding sequence ATGAGCGAAGTGAAGATCAAACGGGCACTGTTGTCAGTGTCGGACAAGGCCGGATTGGTCGAACTGGGCCATGCGCTGGCCAAGCGGAATGTCGAACTGGTGTCGACCGGCGGTACGGCCAAGACGCTGCGTGAAGCGGGGCTGAAGGTCATGGATATCAGCGACCTTACCGGCTTTCCCGAAATGATGGACGGCCGCGTCAAGACCCTGCACCCCAAGGTGCATGGCGGCTTGCTGGCAGTGCGCGACAATGCGGAACATGCCGCCGCGATGAAGGACCATGGTATTGGCGCGATCGACCTGGTCGTCGTCAACCTCTATCCCTTCGCGCAGACGGTCGCCAAGGGTTCAAGCCGTGACGAGATCATCGAGAATATCGACATTGGCGGGCCGTCAATGGTGCGCAGCGCGGCCAAGAACCATGCCTTTGTGACCATCCTGACCGATCCAGCCGATTATGACGAACTGATCGCCGAGATGGAGGAATCGGGCGGGGCCACCAGCTATGATTTCCGCCGCAAATGTGCCGCCAAGGCCTATGCCGCGACGGCAGCCTATGACGGCATGATCAGCCAATGGTTCGCCTTTGCTGACCAAGGGCAGACCTTCCCAGACATGCTGGCGGTGAATGGCTATCGCTCCTCCGAACTGCGCTATGGCGAAAACCCGCATCAGAAAGCGGCGCTCTATCTTCCCGTCGGCCCGCATGGCTCGGGGATCGCCCAGGCCGAACAGGTGCAGGGCAAGGAACTGAGCTACAACAATTATAATGATGCCGATGCCGCGCTCGAACTGGTCAGCGAATTCCGTGATGGGCCGCCGACGGTAGTGATCGTCAAACATGCCAATCCCTGCGGTGTTGCCAGTGCCGACACGTTGATCGACGCCTATCGCATGGCGCTGGAATGCGACAGCGTGTCCGCCTTTGGCGGCATCGTTGCGGTCAACCGGCCACTGGATGGCGCCACCGCCGAAGCGATCACCGAAATTTTCACCGAAGTCGTTGCCGCACCCGCAGCCGACGATGCAGCGAAAGCCGTGTTTGCAAAGAAGAAGAATTTGCGCCTGCTGCTGACCGGAGACCTGCCCGATCCAAAGCGCGGCGGATTGGCGATCAAGCCGATTACCGGTGGGCTTCTGGTCCAGTCACGCGACAATGGCTTTGTGCCTGACAGCGATTTCAAAGTGGTAACGAAGCGCGCGCCAAGTGCGCAGGAACTGGCCGATTGCCGCTTTGCTTGGACGGTTGCCAAGCATGTGAAATCAAATGCGATCGTTTATGCAAAGGATGGCGCAACGGCAGGGATTGGCGCTGGCCAGATGAACCGCCGCGACAGTGCACGCATCGCCGCAATCAAGGCGCGCGAGGCGGCTGAAACCTATGGCTGGGATGCGCCGCGCACGCTGGGCTCGGCGGTTGCGTCCGACGCCTTCTTCCCCTTTGCCGATGGCTTGTTGGCTGCGGTTGAGGCTGGGGCGACGGCGGTCATCCAGCCGGGTGGATCGATGCGCGACGATGAAGTCATCGCTGCCGCTGACGAGGCAGGGTTGGCGATGGTCTTCACCGGGATGCGCCATTTCCGGCATTGA
- a CDS encoding RsmB/NOP family class I SAM-dependent RNA methyltransferase, whose protein sequence is MNTRPTTATGLAARRTALRMLDAALRTGQPLDQAASGFAKGLLPADRALAIAIAQEVLRWLPDLDLLIDSQTRLPLADDAKARMVLRMAVVQILRLGTPPHAAIATALPLLEGGPRRLVHGVLGSLWRLQPSLPDMPTLLPLVAARWDKAWGKPVVAAARHALAEPPALDLVISDPAMTAEWAEKLEGQSLAPGHVRLARGVAVESLPGFAEGAWWVQDLAASLPVRLLGQGNHREALDLCAAPGGKTMQLASQGWDVTALDKSAKRMERLSANLERTGFSAKSNIGDLLSWEPGKQFDAVLLDAPCTATGTFRRHPDVLHRIGPRQIAELAELQAAMLDRAASWVKPGGTLVYATCSLEPEEGEAQADGFLARHGDFTKAPIDPALLPSGIDPADGYVRTLPGMLAEQGGLDGFFIACLQRKG, encoded by the coding sequence ATGAACACCCGTCCGACGACCGCTACCGGCCTTGCCGCCCGCCGCACTGCATTGCGCATGCTCGATGCCGCATTGCGTACCGGCCAGCCACTGGATCAGGCGGCGAGTGGATTTGCCAAGGGCCTGCTGCCCGCCGACCGGGCGCTGGCGATCGCGATCGCGCAGGAGGTGCTGCGCTGGCTTCCCGATCTTGATCTTTTGATCGACAGCCAGACAAGGCTGCCGCTTGCCGATGATGCCAAGGCGCGAATGGTATTGCGTATGGCGGTCGTGCAGATCTTGCGTCTGGGCACCCCGCCGCACGCCGCGATTGCAACCGCGCTGCCGCTATTGGAAGGTGGGCCGCGGCGACTGGTCCATGGCGTACTTGGATCGCTCTGGCGGCTGCAGCCCAGCCTGCCAGACATGCCGACGCTGCTGCCGCTTGTGGCTGCACGGTGGGACAAGGCGTGGGGCAAGCCGGTTGTTGCCGCGGCGCGCCATGCGCTTGCCGAACCGCCGGCGCTCGATCTTGTGATTTCTGATCCGGCGATGACGGCTGAATGGGCCGAAAAGCTGGAGGGACAAAGCCTTGCGCCGGGCCATGTCCGGCTTGCACGCGGGGTTGCGGTGGAGAGCCTGCCGGGATTTGCCGAAGGGGCCTGGTGGGTGCAGGATCTGGCGGCCAGCCTGCCGGTACGGCTCTTGGGGCAGGGCAATCATCGCGAAGCACTTGACCTATGTGCAGCACCCGGGGGCAAGACAATGCAGCTTGCAAGCCAGGGCTGGGATGTAACCGCGCTCGACAAATCGGCCAAACGGATGGAGCGGCTTTCCGCCAATCTGGAACGCACCGGGTTCAGCGCCAAATCCAACATTGGTGATCTGCTTTCATGGGAACCGGGCAAGCAATTTGATGCCGTGCTGCTTGATGCCCCCTGTACCGCGACCGGCACCTTCCGCCGCCATCCCGATGTGCTGCACCGCATCGGGCCGCGCCAGATCGCCGAACTCGCTGAACTGCAAGCCGCAATGCTCGACCGCGCAGCTTCATGGGTAAAGCCGGGCGGGACGCTGGTCTATGCGACCTGTTCGCTAGAACCTGAAGAGGGTGAGGCGCAGGCCGATGGCTTCCTTGCGCGGCATGGTGATTTTACCAAGGCCCCTATTGACCCTGCCTTGCTACCCAGCGGCATTGATCCTGCCGACGGCTATGTGCGGACATTGCCGGGCATGCTTGCCGAACAGGGCGGACTTGATGGATTTTTCATCGCCTGCCTGCAGCGCAAAGGTTAA